A DNA window from Buttiauxella agrestis contains the following coding sequences:
- the sthA gene encoding Si-specific NAD(P)(+) transhydrogenase, with protein MSHTYDYDAVVIGSGPGGEGAAMGLVKLGARVAVVERYHNVGGGCTHWGTIPSKALRHAVSRIIEFNQNPLYSDHTHLLRSSFADILNHADSVINQQTRMRQSFYERNRCEMLQGDARFVDAHTISLECHDGSVEMITAEKFLIACGSRPYRPPEVDFSHPRVYDSDSILNLHHEPRHVIIYGAGVIGCEYASIFRGMNVKVDLINTRDRLLAFLDQEMSDSLSYHFWNSGVVIRHNEEFENIEGVEDGVIVSLKSGKKVKADCLLYANGRTGNTDSLSLENVGLEADGRGLLKVNSMYQTAQPHIYAVGDVIGYPSLASAAYDQGRIAAQAMVKGEATAHLIEDIPTGIYTIPEISSVGKTEQQLTSMKVPYEVGRAQFKHLARAQIVGMNVGTLKILFHRETKEILGIHCFGERAAEIIHIGQAIMEQKGGGNTIEYFVNTTFNYPTMAEAYRVAALNGLNRLF; from the coding sequence ATGTCACACACCTACGATTATGACGCAGTAGTAATTGGTTCCGGCCCAGGCGGCGAAGGCGCTGCAATGGGGCTGGTGAAACTTGGAGCAAGGGTAGCTGTTGTTGAGCGCTACCATAACGTGGGTGGCGGCTGTACCCATTGGGGAACCATCCCCTCGAAAGCCCTCCGCCACGCCGTCAGCCGCATTATCGAATTTAATCAAAACCCTTTATACAGCGACCACACCCATCTACTCCGTTCTTCCTTCGCCGACATTCTCAATCATGCCGACAGCGTAATTAACCAACAGACTCGTATGCGCCAGAGCTTCTATGAGCGCAATCGCTGCGAGATGCTGCAAGGCGATGCACGTTTTGTCGATGCGCATACTATTTCGCTGGAATGTCACGATGGTTCGGTGGAGATGATTACCGCCGAGAAATTCCTGATAGCCTGTGGCTCGCGCCCGTATCGTCCACCGGAAGTCGATTTTTCACATCCGCGTGTGTACGACAGCGATTCCATTCTTAACCTGCACCACGAACCCCGCCACGTCATTATTTATGGCGCGGGGGTGATTGGTTGCGAGTACGCATCGATTTTCCGTGGCATGAACGTCAAAGTTGATTTGATTAACACTCGTGACCGTCTGCTGGCGTTTCTCGATCAGGAGATGTCTGATTCGCTCTCTTACCACTTCTGGAACAGCGGCGTGGTTATTCGTCACAACGAAGAGTTCGAGAATATTGAAGGTGTGGAAGATGGCGTGATTGTGTCGTTAAAGTCTGGCAAAAAAGTGAAAGCTGACTGCCTGCTTTATGCGAACGGGCGCACCGGTAATACCGATTCTTTGTCACTGGAAAATGTGGGGCTGGAAGCCGATGGTCGTGGTCTGTTGAAGGTCAACAGCATGTATCAGACCGCACAGCCGCACATTTATGCAGTAGGCGATGTGATTGGTTATCCAAGTCTGGCCTCAGCGGCTTACGATCAGGGCCGAATCGCTGCACAAGCGATGGTCAAAGGTGAAGCGACGGCGCATCTGATTGAAGATATCCCGACCGGTATTTATACCATTCCGGAAATCAGCTCAGTCGGGAAAACCGAACAGCAGTTAACATCGATGAAAGTACCGTACGAAGTAGGTCGGGCGCAGTTCAAACACCTTGCTCGCGCACAAATCGTCGGTATGAACGTGGGCACACTAAAAATTCTCTTCCATCGTGAGACGAAAGAGATTTTAGGGATTCACTGCTTTGGTGAACGCGCGGCCGAAATTATTCACATCGGCCAGGCGATTATGGAACAGAAAGGTGGCGGCAATACCATTGAGTACTTTGTTAACACCACCTTCAACTACCCAACTATGGCGGAAGCCTATCGGGTAGCAGCTTTAAACGGCTTGAACCGCTTGTTTTAA
- the oxyR gene encoding DNA-binding transcriptional regulator OxyR, which yields MNIRDLEYLVALAEHRHFRRAADACHVSQPTLSGQIRKLEDELGVMLLERTSRKVLFTQAGLLLVDQARTVLREVKVLKEMASQQGEAMSGPLHIGLIPTVGPYLLPQIIPELHKTFPKLEMYLHEAQTHQLLAQLDSGKLDCAILALVKESEAFIEVPLFDEPMMLAIYQDHAWADRDRVPLSDLAGEKLLMLEDGHCLRDQALGFCFEAGADEDTHFRATSLETLRNMVAAGSGITLLPALAVPNERCRDGVVYLPCYKPEPRRTIGLVYRPGSPLRGRYEQLAEAIRTHMDGHFEPALKQAVQAV from the coding sequence ATGAATATTCGTGATCTAGAATACCTGGTGGCGCTGGCAGAACATCGTCACTTTCGTCGGGCAGCGGATGCCTGCCATGTCAGTCAGCCAACGCTTAGCGGTCAGATTCGTAAACTTGAAGATGAACTTGGCGTAATGTTGCTTGAACGTACCAGCCGTAAAGTCTTGTTCACTCAGGCGGGTTTGCTGCTGGTGGATCAGGCACGTACGGTGTTGCGCGAAGTTAAAGTGCTCAAAGAGATGGCAAGTCAGCAGGGCGAGGCGATGTCCGGGCCGCTGCACATTGGCTTGATCCCCACTGTTGGGCCTTATCTGTTACCGCAGATTATCCCGGAACTGCACAAAACCTTCCCTAAGCTGGAAATGTACCTGCACGAGGCGCAAACCCATCAACTGTTAGCGCAGCTTGATAGCGGAAAACTCGACTGTGCAATTCTGGCATTGGTGAAAGAGAGCGAAGCGTTTATCGAAGTGCCATTGTTTGACGAGCCGATGATGCTGGCGATTTACCAGGATCACGCGTGGGCAGATCGCGATCGCGTGCCGTTGTCTGATTTGGCTGGTGAAAAACTGCTGATGCTGGAAGACGGGCATTGTTTGCGCGATCAGGCGTTAGGTTTCTGCTTTGAAGCGGGTGCCGATGAAGATACCCATTTCCGTGCAACCAGCCTCGAAACGCTGCGCAACATGGTCGCCGCCGGAAGCGGTATCACATTGTTACCTGCGCTGGCTGTGCCGAACGAACGTTGCCGCGATGGCGTGGTTTATTTGCCATGTTATAAACCAGAGCCGCGTCGTACTATCGGCCTGGTTTATCGTCCGGGTTCTCCGCTGCGTGGTCGCTATGAGCAACTCGCAGAGGCCATCCGTACCCATATGGATGGCCATTTTGAGCCAGCGTTAAAACAAGCGGTTCAAGCCGTTTAA
- the argH gene encoding argininosuccinate lyase, with protein MALWGGRFTQAADQRFKSFNDSLRFDYRLAEFDIVGSVAWSKALVTVGVLTVAEQQELEQALNVLLEDVQANPQAILESDAEDIHSWVEGKLIDKVGALGKKLHTGRSRNDQVATDLKLWCKMQVSELLVATRQLQHALVETAENNQDAVMPGYTHLQRAQPVTFAHWCLAYVEMLARDESRLQSTLERLDVSPLGSGALAGTAYEIDREQLAGWLGFASATRNSLDSVSDRDHVLELLSDASIGMVHLSRFAEDLIFFNTGEAGFVELSDRVTSGSSLMPQKKNPDALELIRGKCGRVQGALTGMMMTLKGLPLAYNKDMQEDKEGLFDALDTWMDCLHMSVLVLDGIQVKRPRCKEAAEQGYANATELADYLVAKGVPFREAHHIVGEAVVEAIRQGKALEALSLTDLQKFSATIGDDVYPILSLQSCLDKRAAKGGVSPQQVALAISDAKQRLI; from the coding sequence ATGGCACTTTGGGGTGGACGTTTTACTCAGGCAGCAGACCAGCGGTTCAAATCGTTCAATGATTCATTACGCTTTGATTACCGATTGGCGGAGTTTGATATTGTGGGTTCTGTCGCCTGGTCCAAAGCGCTTGTTACTGTTGGTGTTCTGACTGTTGCTGAGCAGCAGGAGCTTGAGCAGGCATTGAATGTCCTGCTGGAAGACGTGCAGGCCAATCCGCAGGCGATTCTTGAGAGCGATGCGGAAGACATTCACAGCTGGGTGGAAGGCAAGCTCATCGATAAAGTCGGTGCGCTGGGTAAGAAACTCCACACTGGCCGTAGCCGTAATGATCAGGTCGCCACCGATCTTAAACTGTGGTGCAAAATGCAGGTTAGCGAACTGCTCGTAGCCACTCGCCAACTGCAACATGCGCTGGTTGAAACCGCAGAAAACAATCAAGACGCTGTGATGCCGGGCTATACCCATTTACAACGTGCACAGCCGGTGACTTTTGCGCACTGGTGTCTGGCTTATGTTGAAATGCTGGCGCGTGATGAAAGCCGTTTGCAAAGCACCCTCGAGCGCCTCGACGTTAGCCCGTTGGGCAGCGGCGCGTTAGCGGGCACGGCTTATGAAATCGACCGTGAACAACTGGCGGGTTGGTTAGGTTTTGCGTCGGCAACGCGCAACAGCCTGGACAGTGTTTCCGATCGTGACCACGTGCTGGAACTGCTTTCTGATGCTTCCATCGGTATGGTTCACCTGTCGCGTTTCGCTGAAGATCTGATTTTCTTCAATACCGGCGAAGCAGGGTTTGTTGAGTTGTCTGACCGCGTGACATCAGGCTCTTCCCTCATGCCACAGAAGAAAAACCCGGATGCGCTGGAGCTTATCCGTGGCAAATGTGGCCGTGTGCAGGGTGCGCTGACGGGTATGATGATGACCCTCAAAGGGCTGCCGCTGGCGTATAACAAAGATATGCAGGAAGACAAAGAAGGCCTGTTCGACGCGCTCGATACCTGGATGGATTGCTTGCATATGTCGGTGCTGGTGCTGGATGGTATTCAGGTTAAACGCCCGCGCTGTAAAGAAGCCGCCGAGCAGGGTTATGCTAACGCAACTGAACTGGCTGATTACCTGGTAGCGAAAGGCGTACCGTTCCGTGAAGCGCACCATATCGTCGGTGAAGCTGTAGTAGAAGCGATTCGCCAGGGCAAAGCGCTGGAAGCATTGTCACTCACCGATTTGCAGAAATTCAGCGCAACGATTGGTGATGATGTTTATCCGATTCTGTCTTTGCAATCCTGCCTTGATAAGCGCGCAGCAAAAGGCGGCGTGTCTCCTCAGCAGGTGGCTTTGGCGATTAGCGACGCGAAACAACGATTGATCTAA
- a CDS encoding argininosuccinate synthase: protein MQNHGIKKIVLAYSGGLDTSAIIPWLKENYGGCEVVACVVDIGQDREDLQGVEQKALRSGATECYVVDAREEFISDYVYPVLQTGALYEGTYLLGTSMARPLIAKALVDVANKVGADALCHGATGKGNDQVRFESAWAALAPHLKVVAPWREWNLRSREALLDYLKERDIPTTASLEKIYSRDENAWHISTEGGVLESPWNAPNKDCWVWTVDPKEAPDQAEEVTVTVKKGKVVAVNGEAMTPFQCLETLNKMGSKHGIGRIDIVENRLVGIKSRGCYETPGGTIMMAALRGVEQLVLDRDSFKWREQLGLEMSYVVYDGRWFAPLRKSLQASAESLAEEVNGEVVLELYKGHVTAKQKKSPNSLYSEEFATFGEDEVYDHSHAGGFIRLFSLSSRIRALNELKK from the coding sequence ATGCAAAATCACGGAATCAAAAAAATCGTTCTCGCATACTCTGGCGGCCTGGATACTTCTGCCATCATTCCATGGCTGAAAGAAAACTACGGCGGCTGTGAAGTGGTCGCGTGTGTAGTGGATATCGGCCAGGATCGTGAAGACCTGCAAGGCGTTGAGCAAAAAGCCCTGCGCTCTGGCGCCACTGAATGCTACGTCGTTGATGCGCGCGAAGAGTTCATCAGCGATTACGTTTACCCGGTATTGCAGACCGGCGCACTGTACGAAGGCACCTACTTGCTGGGGACTTCTATGGCGCGTCCGCTTATCGCTAAAGCGCTGGTTGATGTGGCAAACAAAGTGGGCGCAGATGCGCTGTGTCACGGTGCGACCGGCAAAGGAAACGACCAGGTGCGTTTCGAGTCTGCATGGGCTGCACTGGCTCCACATTTGAAAGTGGTTGCGCCATGGCGTGAGTGGAACCTGCGTTCCCGTGAAGCACTGCTGGATTACCTGAAAGAGCGTGACATCCCGACTACCGCTTCTCTTGAGAAAATCTATAGCCGTGACGAAAACGCATGGCACATCTCTACCGAAGGCGGCGTGCTGGAAAGCCCGTGGAATGCACCGAACAAAGATTGCTGGGTCTGGACTGTTGATCCTAAAGAAGCGCCCGATCAGGCAGAAGAAGTTACCGTTACCGTTAAGAAAGGCAAAGTCGTTGCCGTAAACGGCGAAGCGATGACGCCATTCCAGTGCCTGGAAACATTGAACAAGATGGGTTCTAAGCACGGCATCGGTCGTATTGATATCGTCGAAAACCGTCTGGTAGGGATTAAATCCCGTGGTTGCTACGAAACTCCAGGGGGCACCATTATGATGGCGGCTCTGCGTGGCGTTGAGCAACTGGTTCTGGACCGCGATAGCTTCAAATGGCGTGAGCAACTGGGCCTGGAAATGTCCTACGTGGTTTACGATGGCCGTTGGTTCGCACCGCTGCGTAAATCTCTGCAGGCATCTGCGGAATCGCTGGCAGAAGAAGTGAACGGTGAAGTGGTGCTGGAGCTGTATAAAGGCCATGTCACTGCGAAGCAGAAAAAATCTCCGAACAGCCTGTATAGCGAAGAGTTCGCAACGTTTGGCGAAGATGAAGTGTATGACCACAGCCACGCGGGCGGCTTTATCCGTCTGTTCTCTTTGTCGTCACGTATTCGTGCATTGAATGAATTGAAGAAGTAG
- the argB gene encoding acetylglutamate kinase, with translation MMNPLIIKLGGVLLDSEEALERLFTALVNYRESHQRPLVIVHGGGCLVDELMKKLSLPVTKKNGLRVTPADQIDIITGALAGTANKTLLAWAKKHGINGVGLCLGDGDSVTVTKLDEALGHVGLAKPGSAKLITTLLDSGFLPIVSSIGVTAEGELMNVNADQAATALAATLGADLILLSDVSGILDGKGQRIAEMTAAKAEQLIAQGIITDGMIVKVNAALDAARTLGRPVDIASWRHAEQLPSLFNGVAIGTRILA, from the coding sequence ATGATGAATCCATTAATTATCAAATTAGGTGGCGTGCTGCTGGATAGCGAAGAAGCGCTGGAGCGTCTGTTTACCGCGCTGGTCAATTACCGCGAATCCCATCAACGCCCGCTGGTTATTGTGCACGGCGGCGGATGCCTGGTAGATGAGTTAATGAAAAAGCTCTCATTGCCGGTGACGAAGAAAAACGGCCTGCGTGTGACGCCTGCTGACCAGATTGACATTATTACCGGTGCGCTGGCGGGTACGGCGAACAAAACGTTGTTGGCGTGGGCGAAAAAGCATGGCATCAATGGTGTCGGTCTTTGCCTAGGTGATGGCGACAGCGTAACCGTGACCAAACTCGATGAAGCGTTGGGTCATGTGGGCCTGGCGAAACCGGGTTCGGCAAAGTTGATTACCACGCTTTTAGATTCTGGCTTCCTGCCGATTGTCAGCTCTATTGGCGTGACCGCCGAAGGCGAGTTGATGAACGTGAATGCTGACCAGGCGGCGACGGCGCTGGCGGCAACGCTTGGTGCTGACCTGATTCTGCTGTCCGACGTGAGCGGGATTCTGGATGGCAAAGGGCAACGTATTGCAGAAATGACGGCGGCGAAAGCGGAGCAGTTAATCGCTCAGGGCATTATTACCGACGGCATGATAGTGAAAGTTAACGCGGCGCTGGATGCAGCACGCACGCTGGGTCGCCCGGTGGATATTGCATCCTGGCGTCATGCGGAACAGCTTCCCTCTTTGTTTAACGGCGTCGCCATCGGCACCCGTATTCTGGCCTAG
- the argC gene encoding N-acetyl-gamma-glutamyl-phosphate reductase, with the protein MLNTLIVGASGYAGAELVTYLNRHPHMNITALTVSAQSNDAGKLISDLHPQLKGIVDLPLQPMSDISKFTDGVDVVFLATAHEVSHDLAPQFLAKGCVVIDLSGAFRVNDARFYQLYYGFTHQHPELLEQAVYGLAEWESDKLKETSLISVPGCYPTASQLALKPLIEGGLLDLNQWPVINATSGVSGAGRKAAMSNSFCEVSLQPYGIFNHRHHPEIVTHLGTPVIFTPHLGNFPRGILATITCRLKDGVTQQQVADAFNQAYQDKPLVRLYENGVPALKNVVGLPFCDIGFAVQGEHLIVVATEDNLLKGASAQAVQCLNIRFGFAETQSLI; encoded by the coding sequence ATGTTGAATACGCTGATTGTTGGTGCCAGCGGTTATGCGGGCGCAGAACTTGTGACCTATTTGAATCGCCATCCTCATATGAACATAACCGCATTGACGGTTTCAGCGCAAAGTAATGACGCAGGAAAGTTGATATCTGATTTGCATCCGCAGCTAAAAGGTATCGTCGACTTGCCGTTACAGCCAATGTCAGATATCAGCAAATTTACTGACGGCGTAGATGTGGTGTTCCTCGCAACAGCCCATGAAGTGAGCCATGACCTGGCGCCGCAATTTCTGGCGAAAGGCTGTGTCGTCATCGATCTTTCCGGTGCATTCCGCGTTAACGATGCCAGGTTCTATCAGCTCTATTATGGCTTTACGCATCAGCATCCTGAATTGCTTGAGCAAGCGGTTTATGGCCTGGCGGAATGGGAAAGCGACAAGCTGAAAGAAACCAGTTTGATCTCCGTTCCGGGCTGTTACCCAACGGCTTCGCAACTGGCGTTAAAACCTTTGATTGAGGGCGGACTGCTGGATTTGAACCAGTGGCCGGTTATCAATGCGACCAGCGGCGTTAGCGGTGCCGGGCGTAAAGCGGCGATGTCCAACAGTTTCTGCGAAGTGAGCCTGCAACCGTATGGCATTTTTAACCATCGCCATCATCCCGAAATTGTCACGCATTTGGGGACGCCAGTCATTTTTACTCCGCACCTGGGCAATTTCCCGCGTGGGATTCTGGCAACCATTACCTGCCGCCTGAAAGATGGCGTGACGCAGCAGCAAGTCGCTGATGCTTTTAACCAGGCATATCAAGATAAACCTCTGGTGCGCCTGTATGAGAATGGTGTGCCAGCGCTAAAAAATGTTGTTGGCCTGCCGTTCTGCGATATTGGTTTTGCCGTGCAGGGTGAGCATCTGATTGTTGTCGCAACTGAAGACAATCTGCTTAAAGGTGCATCGGCTCAAGCAGTGCAGTGCCTGAATATTCGTTTTGGCTTTGCCGAAACACAGTCTCTTATTTAA
- the argE gene encoding acetylornithine deacetylase, protein MKMKLPPFIEIYRALIATPSISATDSALDQSNESLINLLAGWFRDLGFKVEIQAVPGTRNKFNMLASTGSGAGGLLLAGHTDTVPFDDGRWTRDPFTLTEHENKLYGLGTADMKGFFAFILDALRDVDVTTLKKPLYILATADEETTMAGARYFSETTSLRPDCAIIGEPTSLQPVRAHKGHISNAIRILGQSGHSSDPARGVNAIELMHDAIGHIMSLKNTLKERYHHDAFTVPYPTLNLGHISGGDAANRICACCELHMDIRPLPGLTLNDLNGLLNEALEPVSQKWPGRLTISELHPPIPGYECAKDHQLVQVVEKLLGAQTEVVNYCTEAPFIQTLCPTLVLGPGSINQAHQPDEYIETRFIEPTRKLITQVVHHFCWH, encoded by the coding sequence GTGAAGATGAAATTACCTCCTTTTATCGAGATTTACCGCGCGTTGATCGCGACTCCTTCCATCAGCGCCACCGACAGTGCGTTGGATCAGAGCAATGAGTCTTTAATCAATTTACTGGCGGGATGGTTCCGCGATCTTGGATTTAAAGTCGAAATCCAGGCGGTGCCGGGTACGCGCAATAAATTCAATATGCTGGCGAGCACCGGAAGCGGCGCTGGCGGGTTGTTGCTGGCGGGTCATACCGATACCGTGCCGTTTGATGATGGCCGCTGGACACGCGACCCCTTCACGCTGACCGAGCACGAAAATAAGCTCTACGGCCTCGGCACAGCCGATATGAAAGGTTTCTTTGCGTTTATTCTCGATGCGCTGCGCGATGTCGATGTCACGACGCTTAAAAAACCACTTTATATTCTGGCGACTGCCGATGAAGAAACGACGATGGCAGGTGCGCGTTATTTCTCTGAAACCACCAGCCTACGTCCGGATTGCGCCATCATCGGCGAACCGACCTCTTTGCAGCCAGTGCGTGCGCATAAGGGCCATATCTCGAATGCGATTCGCATTCTCGGCCAGTCCGGTCACTCCAGCGATCCGGCTCGCGGTGTCAATGCTATTGAGTTAATGCATGACGCTATCGGCCACATTATGTCGCTGAAAAACACGCTGAAAGAACGTTATCACCATGACGCTTTCACCGTGCCGTATCCAACGCTAAATCTTGGCCATATTAGCGGTGGCGATGCTGCCAACCGCATTTGTGCCTGCTGCGAACTGCATATGGATATTCGCCCGCTGCCGGGGCTGACATTAAATGATCTGAACGGTTTGCTTAATGAAGCGCTGGAACCGGTTAGCCAAAAATGGCCAGGCCGCCTGACGATTTCCGAACTGCATCCGCCAATTCCGGGCTATGAATGCGCCAAAGATCACCAGTTGGTGCAAGTGGTTGAGAAATTGCTCGGCGCGCAAACAGAAGTAGTGAACTACTGCACCGAAGCACCATTTATTCAAACCCTTTGCCCGACGTTAGTGCTCGGACCGGGTTCCATCAACCAGGCGCACCAGCCGGACGAATACATCGAAACACGTTTTATCGAGCCAACTCGCAAACTGATCACACAGGTAGTGCATCATTTTTGCTGGCATTGA
- the ppc gene encoding phosphoenolpyruvate carboxylase, producing MNEQYSALRSNVSMLGKLLGDTIKDALGENILDRVETIRKLSKSSRAGNEANRQELLTTLQNLSNDELLPVARAFSQFLNLANTAEQYHSISANGEAASNPEVIAKTLQKLKNQPDLSEDAIRNAVESLSLELVLTAHPTEITRRTLIHKLVEVNSCLKQLDHSDIADYERNQIMRRLRQLVAQAWHTDEIRKHRPSPVDEAKWGFAVVENSLWEGVPNYLRELNEQLEDNLNYKLPVDFVPVRFTSWMGGDRDGNPNVTADITRHVLLLSRWKATDLFLRDIQVLISELSMVECTPELSELAGPDAAQEPYRCIMKGIRQQLLSTQAWLEARLKGQRLPKPEGLLTQNEQLWDPLYACYQSLQACGMGIIANGQLLDTLRRVKSFGVPLVRIDVRQESTRHTEALGEMTRYLGIGDYESWSEADKQAFLIRELNSKRPLLPRQWEPSDDTREVLETCKVVAEAPRGSIAAYVISMAKTPSDVLAVHLLLKEAGCTFALPVAPLFETLDDLNNADDVMTQLLNIDWYRGFIQGKQMVMIGYSDSAKDAGVMAASWAQYQAQDALIKTCEKAGITLTLFHGRGGSIGRGGAPAHAALLSQPPGSLKGGLRVTEQGEMIRFKYGLPEITISSLSLYTSAILEANLLPPPEPKKEWKHIMEDLSVTSCDMYRGYIRENEDFVPYFRSATPELELGKLPLGSRPAKRKPNGGVESLRAIPWIFAWTQNRLMLPAWLGAGAALQKVVEDGKQDVLETMCRDWPFFSTRLGMLEMVFAKADLWLAEYYDQRLVKPELWALGKQLRDQLEADIKVVLDIANDSHLMADLPWIAESIQLRNIYTDPLNVLQAELLHRSRQSEEKGEEPDAQVEQALMVTIAGVAAGMRNTG from the coding sequence ATGAACGAACAGTATTCCGCTTTGCGAAGTAATGTCAGTATGCTCGGCAAGTTGCTCGGGGATACCATCAAGGATGCGTTAGGTGAAAACATTCTTGACCGCGTAGAAACAATCCGCAAATTGTCTAAGTCCTCACGGGCTGGCAATGAAGCCAACCGCCAGGAGCTGCTAACCACGTTACAGAACCTGTCTAACGACGAACTACTTCCTGTAGCCCGTGCATTCAGCCAATTCCTGAACCTGGCCAACACCGCCGAGCAATATCACAGCATTTCCGCCAATGGCGAAGCTGCCAGCAATCCTGAAGTTATTGCTAAGACACTCCAAAAATTAAAAAATCAGCCCGATCTTAGCGAAGACGCCATTCGTAATGCTGTTGAGTCATTGTCACTGGAATTAGTGCTGACCGCGCACCCAACCGAAATTACCCGTCGCACCCTGATTCACAAGCTGGTTGAAGTTAACAGTTGCCTGAAGCAACTCGACCACAGCGACATCGCCGATTACGAACGCAACCAAATTATGCGTCGCCTGCGCCAACTGGTCGCTCAGGCCTGGCACACCGATGAAATTCGTAAGCACCGACCTTCCCCAGTAGATGAAGCAAAATGGGGCTTTGCGGTAGTAGAAAACAGCCTGTGGGAAGGGGTTCCAAACTACCTGCGTGAGCTGAACGAACAGCTTGAAGACAACCTGAATTACAAACTGCCGGTCGATTTTGTCCCGGTACGTTTCACCTCATGGATGGGCGGCGACCGTGACGGCAACCCGAACGTGACCGCTGATATTACTCGCCACGTCCTGCTGTTAAGCCGCTGGAAAGCCACCGATCTATTCCTGCGTGACATCCAGGTGCTCATTTCCGAACTTTCAATGGTGGAATGCACACCTGAGTTGAGCGAACTGGCTGGCCCTGACGCTGCGCAAGAACCTTACCGCTGCATCATGAAAGGCATTCGTCAGCAGTTGCTGTCGACTCAAGCCTGGCTGGAAGCTCGCCTGAAAGGCCAGCGCCTGCCAAAACCAGAAGGTTTACTGACTCAAAACGAACAGCTTTGGGATCCGCTTTATGCATGTTACCAGTCGCTGCAAGCGTGTGGCATGGGCATCATCGCTAACGGCCAACTGCTTGATACCCTGCGCCGCGTGAAGAGTTTTGGCGTGCCGCTAGTGCGTATTGATGTCCGCCAGGAAAGCACTCGTCACACCGAAGCACTGGGCGAAATGACGCGCTACCTGGGCATTGGTGATTACGAAAGCTGGTCTGAAGCAGACAAGCAAGCATTCCTGATCCGTGAACTGAATTCTAAGCGTCCACTTCTGCCGCGCCAGTGGGAGCCAAGCGACGATACCCGCGAAGTGCTGGAAACCTGCAAAGTGGTTGCCGAAGCCCCGCGTGGCTCCATCGCCGCTTACGTTATTTCCATGGCGAAAACCCCATCTGACGTGCTGGCTGTTCATTTGTTGCTGAAAGAAGCCGGTTGCACCTTCGCACTGCCTGTTGCTCCGCTTTTCGAAACGCTCGACGACCTGAACAACGCCGATGATGTCATGACACAGTTGCTGAATATCGACTGGTATCGCGGCTTTATTCAGGGCAAACAGATGGTCATGATTGGCTATTCTGACTCGGCAAAAGATGCAGGCGTCATGGCGGCATCATGGGCGCAGTACCAGGCTCAGGACGCGCTGATCAAAACCTGCGAGAAAGCGGGAATTACACTGACGCTCTTCCATGGACGCGGCGGTTCAATTGGCCGTGGCGGTGCACCAGCACACGCTGCTCTGCTTTCTCAACCACCGGGAAGCCTGAAAGGCGGCCTGCGCGTGACTGAGCAAGGCGAGATGATTCGCTTTAAATACGGTCTGCCAGAAATCACTATCAGTAGCCTGTCGCTCTACACCAGTGCGATTCTCGAAGCCAACCTTCTTCCGCCGCCAGAACCGAAGAAAGAGTGGAAACATATCATGGAGGATCTGTCTGTCACCTCATGTGATATGTATCGTGGATACATACGCGAAAACGAAGATTTCGTGCCGTACTTCCGTTCGGCAACACCAGAGCTGGAGCTGGGTAAACTGCCGCTGGGCTCTCGCCCTGCAAAACGTAAACCTAACGGTGGCGTTGAGTCCCTGCGTGCCATTCCGTGGATCTTCGCCTGGACGCAGAACCGCCTGATGTTGCCAGCCTGGCTGGGTGCCGGTGCTGCGCTACAAAAAGTGGTGGAAGACGGCAAACAGGACGTGCTGGAAACCATGTGTCGCGACTGGCCATTCTTCTCAACGCGCCTCGGCATGCTGGAAATGGTCTTTGCGAAAGCCGACCTGTGGCTTGCGGAATATTACGATCAGCGTCTGGTGAAACCAGAGCTGTGGGCGCTTGGCAAACAGCTGCGCGACCAACTGGAAGCCGACATCAAAGTGGTGCTGGATATCGCCAACGATTCGCATCTGATGGCAGACCTGCCATGGATCGCCGAATCTATTCAGCTGCGTAATATCTACACCGACCCGCTGAACGTATTACAGGCTGAATTGTTGCATCGTTCGCGTCAGTCTGAAGAGAAAGGCGAAGAACCAGACGCGCAGGTAGAACAAGCGCTAATGGTGACTATTGCTGGTGTTGCAGCAGGTATGCGTAACACAGGCTAA